The following proteins are encoded in a genomic region of Alnus glutinosa chromosome 8, dhAlnGlut1.1, whole genome shotgun sequence:
- the LOC133875415 gene encoding early nodulin-like protein 9 — MANSIFRSNDHHQNKTLHVVVGLFCLMMLVHKGGATEFTVGGSKGWTVPDPELHYNQWAENNRFQKGDSLVFVYPPDQDSVLHVTPEAYNNCTTTDPMEKFSDGHTVYTLQQTGAFYFISGDRDRCVKNEKLVLVVLADRSNGSKTNETSTPPPPPTGETPSPAPSGEESPPPATPSPISEIPPPPPSGASSISISFIGFLGALTAASPLLFLS; from the exons ATGGCCAACTCCATTTTTAGATCAAATGATCAtcaccaaaacaaaacattgCACGTAGTAGTGGGGCTGTTTTGTCTTATGATGTTGGTCCACAAGGGAGGTGCAACTGAGTTTACAGTTGGAGGCTCTAAGGGCTGGACTGTTCCTGATCCTGAACTGCATTACAATCAATGGGCAGAAAACAACCGTTTTCAAAAAGGAGACTCTCTTG TGTTCGTATACCCACCAGACCAAGACTCAGTGCTTCACGTAACCCCGGAAGCGTACAACAATTGCACCACAACAGACCCTATGGAGAAATTCTCCGACGGCCATACTGTCTACACGCTACAACAAACTGGGGCTTTCTACTTCATCAGTGGCGACAGAGATCGCTGCGTCAAAAATGAAAAGCTTGTGCTGGTTGTATTGGCAGATAGAAGCAACGGCTCGAAAACTAACGAAACAAGCACACCTCCTCCTCCGCCTACAGGAGAAACACCGTCTCCAGCACCTTCTGGTGAAGAGTCTCCGCCTCCCGCAACTCCATCTCCTATCAGTGAgattcctcctcctcctccaagtGGAGCTTCTTCAATCTCGATTAGTTTTATCGGTTTCCTGGGAGCACTCACTGCAGCTTCACCTCTTCTTTTCTTATCCTAA